The following coding sequences are from one Geodermatophilus normandii window:
- a CDS encoding nuclear transport factor 2 family protein, producing MTVSEQHDPVAAYGAAWLATDEQDRRALLARAWAPDGVYCDPLDLVTGREALAAHIAATQASLAGGRVEVTGEPTRHHDSALFHWRITDASGATVLTGLDVVQFDDAGRIRRLTGFFDDAPAAS from the coding sequence ATGACCGTCAGCGAGCAGCACGACCCCGTCGCCGCGTACGGCGCGGCCTGGCTGGCCACCGACGAGCAGGACCGCCGGGCACTGCTGGCCCGGGCGTGGGCCCCCGACGGGGTCTACTGCGACCCGCTCGACCTCGTCACCGGGCGGGAGGCGCTCGCCGCGCACATCGCGGCGACGCAGGCCTCGCTGGCCGGCGGGCGCGTCGAGGTGACCGGCGAGCCCACGCGCCACCACGACAGCGCGCTGTTCCACTGGCGGATCACCGACGCCTCCGGCGCCACCGTGCTCACCGGCCTCGACGTCGTCCAGTTCGACGACGCGGGTCGGATCCGGCGGCTGACCGGATTCTTCGACGACGCCCCGGCGGCGTCGTAG
- a CDS encoding amino acid ABC transporter permease — protein sequence MQFLSDNSDLLWSAFLTTLSLAVVSGVCALVLGTVLAGMRVSPVPPLRGLATFYVEVFRNTPLTVVFFFLAFGIVQIDLQFPSRFITAVAALSLYTAAFVCEALRSGINAVPPGQAEAARALGLTFGQSLRQVVLPQAFRTVVPPLGNVWIALAKNTSIAAGFAVTDLTAALQRLANANADQLLSVFAAVVAGYLVITLPSAWLIRVVENRVAIVR from the coding sequence GTGCAGTTCCTCAGCGACAACTCCGACCTGTTGTGGAGCGCGTTCCTGACGACGCTCTCCCTGGCGGTCGTCAGCGGCGTGTGCGCGCTGGTGCTCGGCACCGTGCTCGCCGGCATGCGGGTGAGTCCCGTTCCGCCGCTGCGCGGGCTGGCCACCTTCTACGTCGAGGTCTTCCGCAACACCCCGCTGACGGTGGTGTTCTTCTTCCTCGCCTTCGGCATCGTGCAGATCGACCTGCAGTTCCCGAGCCGGTTCATCACCGCCGTGGCTGCCCTGTCGCTCTACACCGCGGCGTTCGTCTGCGAGGCGCTGCGGTCGGGCATCAACGCCGTCCCGCCCGGGCAGGCCGAGGCGGCCCGCGCGCTGGGGCTGACCTTCGGGCAGTCCCTGCGCCAGGTCGTCCTCCCCCAGGCCTTCCGGACGGTCGTCCCGCCGCTGGGCAACGTGTGGATCGCGCTGGCGAAGAACACCTCGATCGCCGCCGGCTTCGCCGTCACCGACCTGACCGCCGCGCTGCAGCGCCTCGCCAACGCCAACGCCGACCAGCTGCTGAGCGTGTTCGCCGCGGTCGTCGCCGGCTACCTCGTCATCACACTGCCCTCCGCCTGGCTGATCCGGGTGGTCGAGAACCGGGTGGCGATCGTCCGATGA
- a CDS encoding DUF349 domain-containing protein, producing the protein MSSTENPGDGSQQVPPPETTGPDAVTPEAGTPAAPTPAAAALTDPTATGSTPEEAAPGAAAPEGAAPEGAAPEGAAPEGAAPGEAVVPESVTPGAVAPAESAPAPVAEAVSDPAQWGRVDEDGTVYVRTADGERAVGSWQAGDPAAGLAHFARRYDDLATEVSLLEARLKAHTGNPNELKAKAQALAETIPAATAVGDLDGLAARARAMVGTADSAAAESRAEKAAARAAQIARKEALAAEAEQIAAESTSWKAAGDRLKAIVEEWKTIRGIDRKTDEALWTRFAAARDAFGRRRGAHFAALDAQKGEARAAKQELIAEAQRLATSTDWGPTSAAMRSLMDRWKAVPRTGRDGDDDLWKQFRAAQDVFFTARAESDKVRNSEQLANQQAKEELLAEAEKLDPSTDLRGAQAALRRIQERYDAIGHVPRGAMRSLEDRMQAVEQKVRGASDAGRVRTAPENPMVASMRAAVTKAEEQLAKAEAAGNARRIEEARANLETRREWLAEAEKTASRR; encoded by the coding sequence GTGTCGAGCACGGAGAACCCCGGAGACGGGTCGCAGCAGGTCCCCCCGCCCGAGACGACCGGTCCCGACGCGGTCACCCCGGAGGCCGGGACGCCCGCCGCGCCCACCCCCGCGGCGGCAGCGCTGACCGACCCGACGGCCACCGGGAGCACCCCTGAGGAGGCCGCACCGGGAGCCGCTGCGCCGGAGGGAGCCGCGCCGGAAGGAGCCGCGCCCGAGGGAGCCGCGCCCGAGGGAGCCGCGCCCGGGGAGGCCGTCGTCCCGGAGTCCGTCACTCCCGGCGCCGTCGCCCCGGCGGAGTCGGCGCCCGCGCCGGTCGCCGAGGCGGTGTCGGACCCCGCGCAGTGGGGGCGGGTGGACGAGGACGGCACCGTCTACGTGCGCACGGCCGACGGCGAGCGGGCGGTCGGCTCCTGGCAGGCCGGGGACCCCGCCGCGGGGCTGGCGCACTTCGCCCGCCGCTACGACGACCTGGCCACCGAGGTCTCGCTGCTCGAGGCGCGGCTGAAGGCGCACACCGGCAACCCCAACGAGCTCAAGGCCAAGGCGCAGGCGCTGGCCGAGACGATCCCTGCCGCCACCGCCGTCGGCGACCTCGACGGCCTGGCAGCGCGCGCCCGCGCGATGGTGGGCACCGCCGACTCCGCGGCCGCCGAGTCGCGCGCGGAGAAGGCCGCCGCGCGGGCCGCGCAGATCGCCCGCAAGGAGGCGCTGGCCGCCGAGGCCGAGCAGATCGCCGCGGAGTCGACGTCGTGGAAGGCCGCCGGCGACCGGCTCAAGGCCATCGTCGAGGAGTGGAAGACGATCCGCGGCATCGACCGCAAGACCGACGAGGCGCTGTGGACGCGCTTCGCCGCCGCCCGCGACGCCTTCGGCCGCCGCCGCGGGGCACACTTCGCCGCCCTCGACGCCCAGAAGGGCGAGGCGCGCGCGGCCAAGCAGGAGCTCATCGCCGAGGCGCAGCGGCTGGCGACGTCGACCGACTGGGGCCCCACGAGCGCCGCCATGCGCTCGCTCATGGACCGCTGGAAGGCCGTGCCGCGCACCGGCCGCGACGGCGACGACGACCTGTGGAAGCAGTTCCGCGCCGCGCAGGACGTCTTCTTCACCGCGCGCGCCGAGTCGGACAAGGTGCGCAACTCCGAGCAGCTGGCCAACCAGCAGGCGAAGGAGGAGCTGCTGGCCGAGGCCGAGAAGCTGGACCCCTCCACCGACCTGCGCGGCGCCCAGGCCGCGCTGCGCCGGATCCAGGAGCGCTACGACGCGATCGGCCACGTGCCGCGCGGGGCGATGCGCTCACTCGAGGACCGCATGCAGGCCGTCGAGCAGAAGGTGCGCGGGGCCTCCGACGCGGGCCGGGTGCGCACCGCGCCGGAGAACCCGATGGTCGCCTCGATGCGGGCCGCGGTCACCAAGGCCGAGGAGCAGCTGGCCAAGGCCGAGGCGGCCGGCAACGCCCGTCGCATCGAGGAGGCCCGGGCCAACCTCGAGACCCGGCGCGAGTGGCTCGCCGAGGCCGAGAAGACCGCCTCCCGCCGGTAG
- a CDS encoding TetR/AcrR family transcriptional regulator: MAARTTYHHGDLKAALVAAAVAAARDGGEAAVGLNRLAAGLGVSASAAYRHFPEGLEDLLVAVGDVARRRLAERLASRISEVAPSRDAATDARRRFRASGRAYVEYVLEEPGLFQVANRHDRGRLPETDPFGVLEDCIADLVRAGVLEEVRRPDAATAAWAAVHGLAVLLTEGPLRRLPPERRERAVERTLDMVEAGL; encoded by the coding sequence GTGGCCGCGCGGACGACCTATCACCACGGCGACCTGAAGGCCGCCCTCGTCGCGGCCGCTGTGGCGGCGGCGCGTGACGGCGGAGAGGCGGCCGTGGGCCTCAACAGGCTCGCCGCCGGTCTCGGCGTGTCCGCCTCCGCCGCCTACCGGCACTTCCCGGAGGGGCTGGAGGACCTGCTGGTCGCCGTCGGGGACGTCGCCCGGCGCCGGCTCGCCGAGCGTCTGGCGTCGCGGATCTCCGAGGTGGCGCCGTCCCGGGACGCCGCGACCGACGCGCGCCGCCGGTTCCGGGCCTCGGGCCGGGCCTACGTCGAGTACGTCCTGGAGGAGCCCGGCCTGTTCCAGGTGGCGAACCGGCACGACCGGGGGCGGCTGCCCGAGACCGATCCGTTCGGCGTCCTCGAGGACTGCATCGCCGACCTGGTCCGCGCCGGCGTGCTCGAGGAGGTCCGGCGGCCGGACGCCGCGACCGCGGCCTGGGCGGCGGTCCACGGGCTGGCGGTGCTCCTGACCGAGGGCCCGCTGCGCCGGCTGCCCCCGGAGCGCCGCGAGCGCGCCGTCGAGCGCACCCTCGACATGGTGGAGGCAGGGCTCTAG
- the miaA gene encoding tRNA (adenosine(37)-N6)-dimethylallyltransferase MiaA, which produces MTLPPVVAVVGPTATGKTALAVTLAQRLGGEVVNADSMQLYRGMDIGTAKPDAAERQGVPHHLLDVWPVRQAASVAEYARMARGEIDRLRTAGVLPLLVGGSGLYVRAVLDDLDIPGTDPAVRARLQAELDDVGPAALHARLAAVDPDAAAAVLPSNGRRIVRALEVVEITGRPFRATLPDPRPHYPAVVVGLDREPGELDARVAERVDRMWAAGFVAEVEALVDEGLREGPTASRALGYAQVLAQLDGDLTPGEARERTVATTRRFVRRQRSWFRRDPATTWFDAARPDLADAVGALVAGRTIGR; this is translated from the coding sequence GTGACGCTGCCGCCCGTCGTCGCGGTCGTGGGCCCGACCGCCACCGGGAAGACGGCGCTGGCGGTCACGCTGGCGCAGCGGCTGGGCGGCGAGGTGGTCAACGCCGACTCCATGCAGCTCTACCGGGGCATGGACATCGGCACCGCCAAGCCCGACGCCGCCGAGCGGCAGGGCGTGCCGCACCACCTCCTCGACGTCTGGCCGGTGCGGCAGGCGGCGTCGGTGGCGGAGTACGCGCGGATGGCCCGCGGGGAGATCGACCGGCTGCGGACGGCGGGCGTGCTGCCGCTGCTGGTCGGCGGCTCGGGGCTGTACGTGCGCGCCGTCCTCGACGACCTCGACATCCCGGGCACCGACCCCGCCGTGCGCGCCCGCCTGCAGGCCGAGCTGGACGACGTCGGCCCCGCCGCGCTGCACGCCCGGCTGGCCGCCGTCGACCCGGATGCCGCCGCGGCCGTCCTCCCCAGCAACGGCCGGCGGATCGTGCGCGCGCTGGAGGTCGTCGAGATCACCGGCCGCCCGTTCCGTGCGACGCTGCCCGACCCGCGGCCGCACTACCCGGCGGTGGTCGTCGGCCTGGACCGCGAGCCGGGAGAACTCGACGCCCGGGTGGCCGAGCGGGTCGACCGGATGTGGGCCGCCGGGTTCGTCGCCGAGGTCGAGGCACTGGTCGACGAGGGGCTGCGCGAGGGCCCCACGGCCTCCCGGGCGCTCGGCTACGCGCAGGTGCTCGCCCAGCTCGACGGCGACCTCACGCCCGGCGAGGCGAGGGAACGGACGGTCGCCACCACCCGCCGGTTCGTCCGGCGCCAGCGCTCCTGGTTCCGCCGCGACCCGGCGACGACCTGGTTCGACGCCGCGCGCCCCGACCTCGCCGACGCCGTCGGGGCGCTGGTCGCCGGCCGTACGATCGGGCGGTGA
- the dapF gene encoding diaminopimelate epimerase — translation MSDRFLLGHGTENDFVVLPDPDGDRWPEDRLDAALVQRLCERRSGLGGDGVLRVVRSRHVPDAPAVLGEHLEACEWFMDHRNADGSHAEMCGNGIRLFLHVLVTEGLLDRAACADGVLVGTRGGPRRVGAGPDGNYWVDMGPARPFGRGEATVAGQAFPGQAVSMGNPHLVCLTDADLDALDLTRQPGFDPGLFPEGVNVEFVRVLAAGTEGADAHVRLRVHERGVGETRSCGTGACATAYAALAAGSEEPQRGTVVVDVPGGRLTVDVSPETTVLRGPAVVVAAGELTRGWLGV, via the coding sequence GTGAGCGACCGGTTCCTCCTCGGGCACGGCACCGAGAACGACTTCGTCGTCCTCCCCGACCCCGACGGGGACCGCTGGCCCGAGGACCGCCTCGACGCCGCCCTGGTCCAGCGGCTGTGCGAGCGCCGCTCCGGGCTCGGTGGCGACGGCGTCCTGCGGGTGGTGCGCAGCAGGCACGTGCCCGACGCCCCCGCCGTCCTCGGCGAGCACCTCGAGGCCTGCGAGTGGTTCATGGACCACCGCAACGCCGACGGCTCCCACGCGGAGATGTGCGGCAACGGCATCCGGCTGTTCCTGCACGTGCTGGTCACCGAGGGCCTGCTCGACCGCGCCGCCTGCGCCGACGGGGTGCTCGTGGGCACCCGCGGCGGGCCGCGGCGGGTGGGCGCCGGCCCCGACGGCAACTACTGGGTCGACATGGGCCCGGCCCGGCCGTTCGGCCGCGGCGAGGCCACCGTCGCCGGGCAGGCGTTCCCCGGGCAGGCGGTGTCCATGGGCAACCCGCACCTGGTCTGCCTCACCGACGCCGACCTCGACGCCCTCGACCTCACCCGGCAGCCGGGCTTCGACCCGGGCCTGTTCCCCGAGGGCGTCAACGTGGAGTTCGTGCGGGTGCTCGCCGCCGGCACGGAGGGCGCCGACGCGCACGTGCGGCTCCGCGTGCACGAGCGCGGGGTGGGGGAGACCCGCTCCTGCGGCACCGGCGCCTGCGCGACGGCCTACGCCGCGCTGGCGGCCGGGTCCGAGGAGCCGCAGCGCGGGACCGTCGTCGTCGACGTCCCCGGCGGGCGGCTGACGGTCGACGTGTCCCCGGAGACGACGGTGCTGCGCGGCCCTGCCGTCGTCGTGGCGGCGGGCGAGCTCACGCGGGGATGGCTCGGAGTCTGA
- the miaB gene encoding tRNA (N6-isopentenyl adenosine(37)-C2)-methylthiotransferase MiaB, whose product MGTQVDSPQRTYRVRTYGCQMNVHDSERLSGLLEAAGFAAAPEGEDADVVVLNTCAVRENADNRLYGNLGHLRPVKDAHPGMQIAVGGCLAQKDRGEIVNRAPWVDVVFGTHNVGSLPALLERARHNAEAQVEIAEALEVFPSTLPAKRDSAYAGWVSISVGCNNTCTFCIVPALRGKEKDRRPGEILAEVQALVDQGVLEVTLLGQNVNAYGVEFRDRGAFADLLRATGRIEGLERVRFTSPHPREFTDDVVEAMAETPAVCHQLHMPLQSGSDEVLRRMRRGYRQERYLGIIDRVRAAMPDAAITTDVIVGFPGETEADFEQTLEVVRRARFASAFTFQYSKRPGTPAAEMDGQLPKEVVQERYLRLTALQEEISWAENRAQVGRTVELLAAAGEGSKDARTGRMSGRARDGRLVHFAGGAGVRPGDVVETVVTAAAPHHLVADGPLLSHRRTRAGDAHEAGTRPTTPGVLLGMPRVGAPV is encoded by the coding sequence ATGGGTACACAGGTCGACAGCCCGCAGCGCACCTACCGTGTGCGCACCTACGGGTGCCAGATGAACGTCCACGACTCCGAGCGCCTGTCCGGGCTGCTGGAGGCCGCCGGCTTCGCCGCCGCGCCGGAGGGGGAGGACGCCGACGTCGTCGTCCTGAACACCTGCGCGGTGCGGGAGAACGCCGACAACCGCCTCTACGGCAACCTCGGCCACCTGCGCCCGGTGAAGGACGCGCACCCGGGCATGCAGATCGCCGTCGGCGGGTGCCTGGCGCAGAAGGACCGCGGCGAGATCGTGAACCGGGCGCCGTGGGTCGACGTCGTCTTCGGGACGCACAACGTCGGCTCGCTGCCGGCGCTGCTGGAGCGGGCGCGGCACAACGCCGAGGCGCAGGTGGAGATCGCCGAGGCGCTCGAGGTGTTCCCGTCGACGCTGCCGGCGAAGCGGGACTCGGCCTACGCCGGCTGGGTCTCCATCAGCGTCGGGTGCAACAACACGTGCACGTTCTGCATCGTCCCGGCGCTGCGCGGCAAGGAGAAGGACCGCCGGCCGGGCGAGATCCTCGCCGAGGTGCAGGCGCTGGTCGACCAGGGCGTGCTCGAGGTGACCCTGCTGGGGCAGAACGTCAACGCCTACGGGGTGGAGTTCCGCGACCGGGGCGCGTTCGCCGACCTGCTGCGCGCGACCGGCCGCATCGAGGGCCTGGAGCGGGTCCGCTTCACCAGCCCGCACCCGCGGGAGTTCACCGACGACGTCGTCGAGGCGATGGCCGAGACCCCGGCGGTCTGCCACCAGCTGCACATGCCGCTGCAGAGCGGGTCGGACGAGGTGCTGCGCCGGATGCGCCGCGGCTACCGGCAGGAGCGCTACCTCGGGATCATCGACCGCGTCCGCGCCGCGATGCCCGACGCCGCCATCACCACCGACGTCATCGTCGGCTTCCCGGGCGAGACCGAGGCCGACTTCGAGCAGACCCTCGAGGTGGTGCGGCGGGCGCGCTTCGCCAGCGCCTTCACCTTCCAGTACTCCAAGCGCCCCGGGACGCCGGCCGCCGAGATGGACGGCCAGCTGCCCAAGGAGGTCGTGCAGGAGCGCTACCTGCGGCTGACCGCGCTGCAGGAGGAGATCAGCTGGGCGGAGAACCGCGCGCAGGTCGGCCGCACGGTCGAGCTGCTGGCCGCGGCGGGGGAGGGCAGCAAGGACGCCCGCACCGGCCGGATGAGCGGCCGCGCCCGCGACGGCCGGCTGGTGCACTTCGCCGGAGGCGCGGGCGTGCGGCCCGGCGACGTCGTCGAGACCGTCGTGACCGCCGCCGCGCCGCACCACCTGGTCGCCGACGGCCCGCTGCTGTCGCACCGGCGCACCCGGGCCGGGGACGCGCACGAGGCCGGCACCCGGCCGACCACGCCCGGCGTGCTGCTCGGCATGCCGCGCGTCGGCGCCCCCGTCTAG
- a CDS encoding regulatory protein RecX: MAGPGGPRDGAADDQGDPESVARAICLRALTGSAKTRSQLADLLERRGVPEDAASAVLDRFGEVGLIDDAAFARAWVTSRQAGRGLARRALRAELRAKGVDGEDAEQALAQVDDEDERASARHLVERRLPALRRVDRVTATRRLVGMLARKGYNGGLAGAVVREVLEETGFGDDDSDLTAWGGEED, translated from the coding sequence GTGGCCGGCCCCGGTGGTCCCCGCGACGGTGCCGCCGACGACCAGGGCGATCCGGAGTCGGTCGCCCGCGCCATCTGCCTGCGGGCCCTGACCGGCTCGGCCAAGACGCGTTCGCAACTGGCCGACCTGCTGGAGCGGCGCGGGGTCCCCGAGGACGCCGCGTCCGCCGTCCTCGACCGGTTCGGCGAGGTCGGCCTCATCGACGACGCCGCCTTCGCGCGTGCCTGGGTGACCTCGCGGCAGGCCGGCCGCGGCCTGGCCCGCCGGGCGCTGCGGGCGGAGCTGCGGGCGAAGGGCGTCGACGGCGAGGACGCCGAGCAGGCTCTCGCCCAGGTCGACGACGAGGACGAGCGCGCCTCCGCGCGGCACCTCGTCGAGCGCCGCCTCCCGGCGCTGCGGCGGGTGGACCGGGTCACCGCCACCCGCCGCCTCGTGGGGATGCTGGCCCGCAAGGGCTACAACGGCGGCCTGGCCGGCGCGGTGGTCCGCGAGGTCCTCGAGGAGACCGGCTTCGGCGACGACGACTCCGACCTCACCGCCTGGGGCGGCGAGGAGGACTGA
- a CDS encoding glutamate ABC transporter substrate-binding protein, which translates to MRSTRRIAAFAALGLTLAACSSEAGNQAAEESSSAPTVAEDVDFPAGSTMAELSEAGAITIGTKYDQPGFGLLNPQTGDPEGFDVEIAKLVAAELGIDEGGITWTETVSANREPFIQNGQVDMVVATYTINDARKQVVDFAGPYYIAGQDIMVAEGNPEGIEGPDDLAGKTVCSVEGSTPAQNIRDNYPEAQLTTYDVYSKCADDLRNGNVQAVTTDNVILTGLVAGSDGAFELVGNPFTEEPYGIGLELGDTDFRNFINDVLEEAFEDGRWADAWDRTAGSITGEEAPEPPTVDRY; encoded by the coding sequence ATGCGCAGCACCCGCAGGATCGCGGCCTTCGCCGCCCTCGGCCTGACCCTGGCCGCCTGCTCCAGCGAGGCCGGCAACCAGGCGGCCGAGGAGTCCTCGAGCGCCCCGACCGTCGCCGAGGACGTCGACTTCCCCGCGGGGTCGACGATGGCCGAGCTGAGCGAGGCCGGCGCGATCACGATCGGCACCAAGTACGACCAGCCCGGCTTCGGCCTGCTGAACCCGCAGACCGGGGACCCCGAGGGCTTCGACGTCGAGATCGCCAAGCTCGTGGCGGCCGAGCTCGGCATCGACGAGGGCGGCATCACCTGGACCGAGACGGTGTCGGCCAACCGGGAGCCGTTCATCCAGAACGGCCAGGTCGACATGGTCGTGGCGACCTACACGATCAACGACGCGCGCAAGCAGGTCGTCGACTTCGCCGGCCCGTACTACATCGCCGGCCAGGACATCATGGTGGCCGAGGGCAACCCCGAGGGCATCGAGGGTCCCGACGACCTGGCCGGCAAGACGGTCTGCTCCGTCGAGGGCTCGACCCCCGCGCAGAACATCCGGGACAACTACCCGGAGGCGCAGCTGACGACCTACGACGTCTACTCCAAGTGCGCCGACGACCTGCGCAACGGCAACGTCCAGGCGGTCACCACCGACAACGTCATCCTCACGGGCCTGGTGGCCGGCAGCGACGGCGCCTTCGAGCTCGTGGGCAACCCGTTCACCGAGGAGCCGTACGGCATCGGCCTGGAGCTCGGTGACACCGACTTCCGGAACTTCATCAACGACGTGCTCGAGGAGGCGTTCGAGGACGGCCGCTGGGCCGACGCGTGGGACCGCACCGCCGGTTCGATCACCGGCGAGGAGGCTCCCGAGCCCCCGACGGTCGACCGGTACTGA
- a CDS encoding amino acid ABC transporter permease, with amino-acid sequence MSSTVLFDLPGPRARRRQRIGTVVGALVIVALVGLALYRLYANGQLEGDRWAVLFDPASGVPQALGEGLLNTLSVAAVGMVLATLLGALLAVGRLSDHRWVRIPVGVLIEFFRAVPLLILILFCLLFLPTVGVPMTAFRALVLGLTLYNMAVLAEIFRAGILSVDRGQREAAFALGMRKTQVMTLVLLPQAVRRMLPVLVAQLVVLLKDSSLGFIVSYLELLRTARSLVEFFNFSFGNRYTFQLYVAAGLIYIIVNVLLSQLAKYVEKRTRRSAKAAAVDDVELPADVQMGGGGGTVTKA; translated from the coding sequence ATGAGCAGCACCGTCCTGTTCGACCTGCCGGGGCCCCGCGCCCGCCGTCGGCAGCGCATCGGCACCGTGGTCGGTGCCCTCGTCATCGTCGCCCTCGTGGGACTGGCGCTCTACCGCCTCTACGCCAACGGCCAGCTCGAGGGCGACCGGTGGGCGGTGCTCTTCGACCCGGCGTCCGGCGTGCCGCAGGCGCTCGGCGAGGGCCTGCTCAACACCCTCAGCGTGGCCGCGGTCGGCATGGTGCTGGCCACCCTCCTCGGCGCGCTGCTCGCCGTCGGCCGGCTCTCCGACCACCGCTGGGTGCGCATCCCGGTCGGCGTCCTCATCGAGTTCTTCCGCGCCGTGCCGCTGCTGATCCTGATCCTGTTCTGCCTGCTGTTCCTGCCGACCGTCGGCGTCCCGATGACCGCGTTCCGCGCGCTGGTGCTGGGCCTGACGCTCTACAACATGGCGGTCCTGGCCGAGATCTTCCGGGCCGGGATCCTGTCGGTCGACCGCGGGCAGCGCGAGGCGGCCTTCGCCCTCGGCATGCGCAAGACACAGGTCATGACGCTGGTCCTGCTGCCGCAGGCGGTGCGCCGGATGCTGCCGGTCCTGGTGGCCCAGCTGGTCGTCCTGCTCAAGGACTCCTCGCTGGGCTTCATCGTCAGCTACCTGGAGCTGCTGCGGACCGCGCGCAGCCTGGTCGAGTTCTTCAACTTCAGCTTCGGCAACCGGTACACCTTCCAGCTCTACGTGGCCGCCGGGCTGATCTACATCATCGTCAACGTGCTGCTCTCGCAGCTGGCCAAGTACGTGGAGAAGCGCACGCGCCGCAGCGCCAAGGCAGCGGCGGTCGACGACGTCGAGCTGCCGGCCGACGTGCAGATGGGTGGGGGCGGCGGGACGGTCACGAAGGCCTGA
- a CDS encoding amino acid ABC transporter ATP-binding protein → MTSQLAGGPLVQLTGVNKWFGDLHVLQDIDLSIDRGEVVVVIGPSGSGKSTLCRTINRLESIEKGEISIDGQRLPEEGKQLARLRSDVGMVFQSFNLFAHKTILENVTLGPTKVRRQSKADAEKRARELLDRVGVGAQADKYPAQLSGGQQQRVAIARALAMDPKVMLFDEPTSALDPEMINEVLDVMISLARDGMTMIVVTHEMGFARRAANRVVFMDGGRIVEAADPETFFTNPRSDRARDFLSKILNH, encoded by the coding sequence GTGACCAGCCAGCTAGCCGGAGGACCTCTCGTCCAGCTGACCGGCGTCAACAAGTGGTTCGGCGACCTCCACGTCCTGCAGGACATCGACCTCTCGATCGACCGCGGCGAGGTCGTCGTCGTGATCGGCCCGTCCGGGTCGGGCAAGTCGACGCTCTGCCGCACGATCAACCGGCTCGAGTCCATCGAGAAGGGCGAGATCTCGATCGACGGGCAGCGGCTGCCCGAGGAGGGCAAGCAGCTGGCCCGGCTGCGCAGCGACGTCGGGATGGTCTTCCAGAGCTTCAACCTCTTCGCGCACAAGACGATCCTCGAGAACGTCACGCTCGGCCCGACCAAGGTGCGGCGGCAGTCGAAGGCCGACGCCGAGAAGCGGGCGCGCGAGCTGCTCGACCGCGTGGGCGTCGGCGCGCAGGCCGACAAGTACCCCGCGCAGCTCTCCGGCGGTCAGCAGCAGCGCGTGGCCATCGCCCGTGCGCTCGCCATGGACCCCAAGGTCATGCTCTTCGACGAGCCGACGTCGGCCCTCGACCCCGAGATGATCAACGAGGTCCTCGACGTCATGATCTCGCTCGCCCGTGACGGCATGACGATGATCGTCGTCACCCACGAGATGGGCTTCGCCCGCCGGGCGGCCAACCGGGTCGTGTTCATGGACGGCGGCCGGATCGTCGAGGCAGCCGACCCGGAGACGTTCTTCACCAACCCGCGCTCGGACCGGGCCCGCGACTTCCTCTCCAAGATCCTCAACCACTGA
- a CDS encoding antibiotic biosynthesis monooxygenase, translating into MITLAGLAADAGRTGEFLERFASLGEQVRDAPGSRAALVQAPEDGAVLTFSAWRTLRDAVTWAYHRPHHAATVARHEAQPMLESTGFLRCAVLASTGTLAGTDPLAGLTGTAVHLEEIR; encoded by the coding sequence GTGATCACGCTCGCGGGACTGGCCGCCGACGCGGGCCGCACCGGCGAGTTCCTCGAGCGGTTCGCCTCCCTCGGTGAGCAGGTGCGCGACGCACCCGGGTCCCGCGCCGCACTCGTCCAGGCGCCCGAGGACGGCGCCGTCCTGACCTTCTCGGCGTGGCGCACCCTGCGCGACGCCGTGACGTGGGCCTACCACCGGCCTCACCACGCCGCGACGGTCGCCCGGCACGAGGCGCAGCCGATGCTCGAGAGCACCGGCTTCCTGCGGTGCGCCGTCCTCGCCAGCACCGGGACCCTCGCCGGCACCGACCCCCTCGCCGGCCTGACCGGCACCGCCGTCCACCTGGAGGAGATCCGATGA